In bacterium, a single genomic region encodes these proteins:
- a CDS encoding iron-containing alcohol dehydrogenase, with product MKFEFIAPAKIIFGEESSATVGIETKRFGKKVCLITGKTAMAKSGILNNVRKSLEDAGLEVILFDKVTPEPTIQMVDEGLSLVKRIKCEVVIGLGGGSSLDVAKAVAGLANDGGDCAEYQEGRKIQKEGLPFIAIPTTAGTGAEATYNAVIINEEKKVKQSIRDYSLMAKVAIVDPTLTFTLSSNMTTICGMDTLVHLIEGYVSNGANLLTDSLALQGIKLVSASLKKVVFDGQDKKARTDMSLASLLGGLVLANAGLGAVHGLAASLGPLYNLPHGLACAVLLPYVMEYNLEAAIPKFAQIAYLLDKQTTTLSTEGAAFESVVLIEEFISSLKLPFSLSSLGVQEQDLPIIVQGVSSSLKYNPREANFKDLLNILKNALVGE from the coding sequence ATGAAATTTGAATTTATTGCCCCAGCAAAGATAATATTTGGCGAGGAAAGTAGTGCCACGGTTGGCATTGAAACGAAAAGATTTGGCAAAAAAGTATGTTTGATTACGGGTAAAACGGCGATGGCTAAAAGTGGTATTTTGAATAATGTGCGTAAGTCTTTAGAAGATGCAGGATTAGAAGTAATTCTCTTTGATAAAGTGACACCTGAACCGACTATACAAATGGTTGATGAAGGATTATCATTAGTTAAAAGAATCAAATGTGAAGTGGTCATTGGACTAGGAGGCGGAAGTTCCTTAGATGTGGCTAAGGCAGTAGCAGGTTTAGCCAATGATGGTGGTGATTGTGCTGAATATCAAGAAGGTAGAAAAATACAAAAAGAAGGATTACCATTTATTGCTATACCAACTACGGCTGGAACAGGTGCAGAAGCAACTTATAACGCAGTTATTATTAATGAAGAAAAAAAGGTTAAACAAAGCATTCGAGATTATTCGTTAATGGCAAAGGTAGCGATTGTTGACCCCACATTAACTTTTACACTTTCTTCAAATATGACGACTATTTGTGGGATGGATACCTTAGTTCATCTTATAGAAGGTTATGTTTCAAATGGGGCTAATCTTTTAACAGATTCATTAGCTCTTCAAGGGATTAAATTAGTCAGTGCAAGTTTAAAAAAGGTAGTTTTCGATGGTCAGGATAAAAAGGCAAGAACAGATATGTCTTTAGCCTCATTGCTTGGTGGGTTGGTATTAGCCAATGCTGGTTTGGGGGCTGTCCATGGATTAGCCGCTTCTTTAGGACCGTTATACAATCTCCCACATGGCCTGGCCTGTGCGGTTTTACTCCCTTATGTTATGGAGTATAATTTAGAAGCCGCTATTCCAAAGTTTGCCCAAATTGCTTATCTTCTGGATAAACAAACCACGACTCTTTCAACCGAAGGAGCGGCTTTTGAATCCGTAGTTTTAATCGAAGAATTTATCTCAAGTCTAAAATTACCTTTTAGTTTAAGCAGTCTTGGTGTTCAAGAACAGGATTTACCAATTATCGTTCAAGGGGTCTCTTCTTCTTTAAAATATAACCCACGAGAGGCGAATTTTAAAGATTTGCTTAATATCCTTAAAAACGCTCTGGTTGGAGAATGA
- a CDS encoding DUF4160 domain-containing protein, with protein MVIRMFYDEHSPPHLHAEYQGSKAVFDFEGNIAKGSLGSRTATKLVREWIDLHLGEIEKDWQLASEGKEIRKIAPLD; from the coding sequence ATAGTAATACGGATGTTCTACGATGAGCATAGTCCTCCTCACTTACATGCTGAGTACCAAGGGAGCAAGGCAGTTTTTGATTTTGAGGGTAATATTGCAAAGGGAAGTTTAGGTTCCAGGACAGCGACCAAGCTTGTCAGAGAATGGATAGATTTACATCTTGGTGAGATTGAAAAAGATTGGCAGCTGGCAAGTGAAGGAAAAGAAATAAGAAAGATTGCACCATTGGATTGA
- a CDS encoding DUF1844 domain-containing protein: MSDEIKETPPEEGNFLDLISMLSTSGMIHLGEIKDPITNESKVNLEGTRWSIDMLGILEKKTKGNLTNEESEILVNVLYNLRMKYLEALKKKEG; the protein is encoded by the coding sequence ATGTCTGATGAAATTAAAGAAACACCTCCAGAAGAAGGTAACTTTTTGGACCTTATTTCTATGTTATCTACTTCTGGAATGATTCATTTGGGTGAAATAAAAGACCCAATTACTAATGAAAGCAAAGTGAACCTTGAAGGAACCAGATGGAGTATCGATATGTTGGGAATATTAGAAAAAAAGACTAAAGGAAATTTAACTAATGAAGAAAGTGAGATATTAGTGAATGTTTTATATAATCTAAGAATGAAATATCTGGAAGCACTAAAGAAGAAAGAAGGTTAA